A genomic region of Nakaseomyces glabratus chromosome C, complete sequence contains the following coding sequences:
- the PRS5 gene encoding ribose phosphate diphosphokinase subunit PRS5 (CAGL0C05181g~Ortholog(s) have ribose phosphate diphosphokinase activity, role in 5-phosphoribose 1-diphosphate biosynthetic process, cytokinesis, fungal-type cell wall organization and cytoplasm, ribose phosphate diphosphokinase complex localization), which yields MSNIVIFGGDSHPDLVKRICENLDIEPAKVTLGKFSNGETSVQLGSSVREKDVYVIQSGCGHVNDTFLQLLILISACKSSSASRVTAVMPYFCYSRQPDIPYTVKGAPIISNPKESNPTDSRPGTPGFKLMTQKPGSESPFKSLDTAIRSTIHMENPQPMRKPAPPTPQMSQSRIPVIPGGKAQPPSGSSNDAGEMFNAQNAGYKLWVVQAGTLIANLLTAAGADHVITMDLHDPQFPGFFDIPVDNLYCKPIVQGYIKHEIPDYKDAVIVSPDAGGAKRATAIADALELSFALIHKERRSQLLKGPPDASLSSGGGVPLSPKPLVANLNNASIAGPSSTEMRRSSSSASIHSNASQSSASKYIQTTMLVGDVRDKVCIIIDDLVDTSYTINRAAKLLKDQGAKKVYAIITHGIFSGDALTRIRSSKIDKLVISNSVPQDRTVSILGKDRVDVIDVSKVFGEAIRRIHNGESISMLFEHGW from the coding sequence ATGAGTaatattgttatatttGGTGGTGACTCTCACCCAGATCTTGTGAAAAGGATATGTGAGAATCTGGACATTGAGCCCGCTAAGGTGACTCTGGGAAAGTTTTCCAACGGTGAGACCAGTGTTCAATTGGGATCATCTGTGCGTGAGAAGGATGTATACGTCATTCAGAGTGGCTGTGGTCATGTTAACGATACATTTCTACAACTTCTGATCCTAATCAGTGCTTGTAAATCGTCCTCTGCATCTAGAGTTACTGCTGTGATGCCTTACTTCTGTTACTCCAGACAACCGGATATTCCTTACACTGTCAAAGGTGCTCCAATTATATCTAACCCAAAGGAGAGTAATCCAACTGACTCTCGTCCAGGTACCCCTGGCTTCAAGCTAATGACTCAAAAACCAGGTTCTGAGTCTCCTTTCAAATCATTGGACACCGCCATACGATCCACTATTCATATGGAGAATCCACAACCTATGAGGAAACCAGCTCCACCAACTCCTCAAATGTCTCAATCACGTATTCCAGTTATTCCAGGTGGTAAAGCTCAACCACCATCTGGCTCTTCCAATGATGCGGGTGAGATGTTCAACGCTCAAAATGCTGGTTATAAACTTTGGGTGGTCCAAGCCGGTACCTTAATCGCCAACCTGCTCACTGCTGCTGGTGCAGACCACGTTATTACAATGGATTTACATGACCCACAATTTCCAGGCTTTTTTGACATCCCAGTCGACAATCTTTATTGTAAACCAATTGTGCAAGGTTATATCAAGCATGAAATACCCGACTACAAGGACGCCGTTATTGTTTCCCCCGATGCCGGTGGTGCTAAAAGAGCCACAGCTATTGCTGATGCTCTAGAGCTATCATTTGCCCTAATCcacaaagaaagaagatcACAATTATTGAAGGGCCCACCGGATGCTTCTTTGTCGtctggtggtggtgtacCATTATCACCAAAGCCATTGGTTGCTAACCTGAACAACGCTTCAATTGCTGGACCAAGTTCTACTGAAATGAGACGTTCTTCATCCAGTGCATCTATACATTCTAATGCTTCTCAGTCTTCCGCCTCTAAATACATTCAAACTACCATGCTTGTTGGTGACGTTAGAGATAAGGTATGTATTATCATTGATGACTTGGTAGATACATCATACACTATTAATCGTGCCGCTAAACTACTGAAAGATCAAGGTGCGAAGAAAGTTTATGCAATTATTACACATGGTATATTTTCCGGTGACGCACTAACAAGAATCCGCTCAAGTAAGATTGACAAGCTTGTAATTTCTAACTCTGTTCCACAAGATAGAACAGTGAGCATATTAGGTAAAGACCGTGTTGATGTTATCGATGTATCCAAGGTATTTGGTGAGGCCATCAGAAGAATCCATAATGGTGAATCCATCTCGATGTTATTCGAACACGGATGGTAA
- the MET22 gene encoding 3'(2'),5'-bisphosphate nucleotidase (CAGL0C05247g~Protein serine/threonine phosphatase; protein abundance increased in ace2 mutant cells), producing the protein MAFERELLVATQAVRKASLLTRRIQADVIAHRDSTTITKSDSSPVTVGDFAAQTIIINAIKSNFPDDKIVGEESSDGLSDEFVSEILHQIKENDKIFDKQYNDSSIQFTSNEHPLSSLDDVRKVIDCGNYEGGNKGRFWCLDPIDGTKGFLRGDQFAVCLGLIIDGIVQVGCIGCPNLSLEKYGGSDLPGYKEFGYLFSAIKTQGAFYATCSTKVPDWKPIKVRQLKDTSEMISLEGVEKSHSSHDEQSQIKAKLGINNSLHLDSQVKYCLLALGLADVYLRLPIKLSYREKIWDHAAGNTIVLEAGGYHTDSMENLPLDFGKGRTLQTKGVIASSGPKDLHDLIVKTSADVINSRG; encoded by the coding sequence atggcGTTTGAAAGGGAATTACTAGTGGCTACGCAAGCGGTGCGCAAGGCTTCTCTGCTGACCAGGAGGATTCAGGCTGATGTAATTGCCCACAGGGATAGCACCACTATTACCAAGAGTGATAGTTCTCCTGTAACGGTAGGTGATTTTGCTGCGCAGACTATAATTATCAATGCGATCAAGTCTAATTTCCCAGATGACAAAATTGTAGGTGAGGAGTCATCTGATGGTCTTTCCGATGAGTTTGTCTCTGAGATTCTACATCAAATTAAGGAGAACGACAAGATATTTGACAAGCAATACAACGACAGCTCAATTCAGTTCACCAGCAACGAGCACCCACTGAGCTCCCTAGATGATGTCCGTAAAGTCATTGACTGCGGCAACTACGAAGGTGGTAACAAGGGCCGTTTCTGGTGTTTGGATCCTATCGATGGGACCAAGGGGTTTTTAAGAGGAGACCAATTTGCCGTGTGTTTAGGACTGATCATAGACGGAATTGTCCAAGTTGGATGCATTGGCTGCCCAAATCTGTCCCTGGAAAAGTATGGTGGTTCTGATCTACCGGGTTATAAGGAGTTTGGCTACTTGTTCAGTGCTATTAAGACTCAAGGTGCGTTCTATGCTACCTGTTCTACCAAAGTACCAGACTGGAAACCTATCAAGGTAAGACAATTGAAGGACACCAGTGAAATGATCTCTTTAGAAGGTGTTGAGAAATCTCATTCTTCCCATGACGAACAATCTCAAATAAAGGCCAAGTTGGGCATAAACAACTCCCTGCACTTGGATTCCCAAGTCAAATACTGCCTCTTGGCATTGGGTCTAGCTGACGTTTACCTACGTTTACCAATTAAACTGTCTTATAGAGAGAAAATCTGGGACCACGCTGCCGGAAATACTATAGTATTGGAAGCTGGTGGATACCACACTGACTCTATGGAAAATTTGCCACTAGATTTCGGTAAGGGTCGTACTTTGCAGACCAAGGGTGTCATTGCCTCTAGTGGACCCAAAGATTTGCACGACTTGATAGTGAAAACATCAGCCGATGTCATCAACTCCAGAGGATAA
- the APM4 gene encoding Apm4p (CAGL0C05203g~Ortholog(s) have AP-2 adaptor complex, cytosol localization), translating into MISAVLVFSSRGELIVSKFFKNNLKRSISDIFRIQVINNLDVRSPILTLGSTTFQHIRSNVHGDDLWLVSVTRSNINCGAVWEFLYKFDHMLELYGLNNEEFLKEEFMVCYELLDVMLGENGTPMDTDPATVIKKMSVKPSKETIENFAISVQNKNSTLPKIPKFLRRTSSFLNQESSNNSSGAFNMAGELPWRPKGISHKKNEIFLYVNEKISILVSKEGSILKSYVDGTIDLVTHLSGTPVCQFGLNDSLSVKNDDYGDSFDYIKNKKAIPKAAAGSVLLEDCKFHQCVSLEKFDKDRIIKFVPPDGSMELMKYHVRSNINLPFKVSPIVTYSSSGTAVEYRITLKSLFPSKLTAKNVTMKIPVPPETLDCKIDVSNGSCKFAPEEKAMLWTFNKYNGLTENTLSAVTITSKDAPRLNIQQWQKPPISLDFEIMMFSNSGLVVRYFTIKESERYKTVKWIRYVSKSGSYEIRY; encoded by the coding sequence ATGATCAGTGCAGTGCTTGTTTTTTCCAGCAGAGGGGAGTTGATAGTGTCgaagttcttcaagaacaacttGAAGCGGTCCATCTCTGACATATTCCGCATTCAAGTGATTAATAATCTGGATGTGCGGTCTCCGATTCTAACGCTGGGGTCTACCACTTTCCAGCATATACGGTCCAATGTTCACGGCGATGATTTGTGGCTTGTGTCTGTGACTCGGAGCAACATCAATTGCGGTGCAGTGTGGGAGTTTTTGTACAAGTTTGACCACATGCTGGAGCTGTACGGGCTGAACAACGAGGAGTTTTTGAAGGAAGAGTTTATGGTGTGCTATGAGCTCTTGGACGTTATGTTGGGTGAAAACGGCACGCCAATGGATACTGATCCTGCCACGGTGATCAAGAAGATGTCTGTGAAACCTTCAAAGGAGACAATAGAGAATTTTGCCATTTCTGTGCAGAACAAGAACTCTACTTTGCCTAAGATCCCGAAATTCCTACGACGTACCAGTAGCTTCTTAAATCAAGAATCCAGCAACAATAGCAGTGGGGCGTTCAATATGGCAGGAGAATTACCCTGGAGACCTAAGGGCATATCACATAAGAAGAATGAGATTTTCCTCTATGTCAATGAGAAGATCAGTATCTTGGTATCAAAGGAGGGGTCTATCCTAAAGTCCTACGTGGATGGAACAATTGATCTGGTGACACATCTTAGCGGTACACCCGTGTGTCAATTTGGGTTAAACGATTCTTTGAGTGTGAAGAACGATGACTACGGTGATTCGTTTGACTATATTAAGAACAAGAAGGCAATTCCAAAGGCAGCTGCTGGATCGGTTTTACTAGAGGATTGCAAATTCCACCAATGTGTCTCTTTGGAGAAGTTCGATAAGGatagaataataaaatttgttcCACCGGATGGATCAATGGAGTTAATGAAGTACCATGTGAGAAGTAATATTAACTTGCCATTCAAAGTCAGCCCCATAGTTACATATTCTTCCTCTGGAACTGCAGTCGAGTATAGAATCACTTTGAAGTCTTTATTCCCAAGCAAGCTTACCGCAAAGAACGTAACCATGAAAATTCCTGTCCCACCGGAAACGCTGGACTGTAAGATTGACGTATCCAATGGCTCCTGCAAATTTGCTCCAGAAGAGAAGGCAATGTTGTGGACATTCAATAAATACAATGGTCTGACAGAGAATACTTTGAGTGCGGTGACCATCACATCTAAAGATGCACCAAGATTGAACATCCAACAATGGCAAAAACCACCAATATCACTGGATTTCGAGATCATGATGTTTAGCAACTCAGGATTGGTGGTGCGGTACTTTACTATCAAGGAGTCTGAGAGATACAAAACTGTCAAATGGATCCGTTACGTATCAAAATCTGGTTCCTACGAAATACGTTATTGA
- the INP54 gene encoding phosphoinositide 5-phosphatase INP54 (CAGL0C05269g~Ortholog(s) have phosphatidylinositol-4,5-bisphosphate 5-phosphatase activity, role in phosphatidylinositol dephosphorylation and endoplasmic reticulum, fungal-type vacuole membrane localization) gives MSTTNSDSNGLWDVSVVTLNCARDFPFRDQQEKLAILKELITFNSNNAQDIYAFGFQELVRIWEGAGKIRMEAALIDILKDILDILDELFPQNNYKKLGYSYVGATAVLVVGKETIECHDSASTTSNCGKFGSTLKGGTAYSFRLKKNESTVLQTFTFISCHLNANEGEDNMTSRINDYDRIMTQCNRDFSDLEFRKGHIFVFGDLNFRVNDPNFKAHIASEWEPTLRKHEELNHLRAKHVIFRGFDEQPVTFPPTYKYKVGDMISYNNKRIPSWCDRILYKKYPSGLPMGKARYESLERVRHMQFTDHQAVGLAIQVPDLTKDNKHELELIRLLEPLNETLGYFADTLLAYEWLRRSTPVYILAALILFYFFYNLL, from the coding sequence ATGAGTACTACTAATAGTGACAGTAATGGACTCTGGGATGTGTCTGTTGTGACATTGAACTGTGCCAGGGACTTCCCATTCCGAGATCAACAGGAGAAATTAGCAATCCTAAAAGAGCTGATAACATTCAACAGCAACAATGCGCAGGATATATATGCATTTGGGTTCCAAGAGCTTGTCAGAATATGGGAAGGTGCCGGTAAGATACGGATGGAGGCCGCTCTGATTGACATCCTGAAGGATATCCTGGACATTCTCGATGAGCTGTTCCCACAGAACAATTATAAGAAACTGGGCTATAGCTATGTAGGTGCAACTGCGGTACTAGTTGTAGGGAAGGAGACGATCGAGTGCCATGACTCTGCCTCTACCACATCAAACTGTGGGAAGTTTGGTTCTACATTGAAAGGTGGTACTGCTTACAGTTTCagattgaagaagaatgagaGTACAGTATTGCAGACATTCACATTTATTAGCTGCCATTTGAATGCCAACGAGGGTGAAGATAATATGACCTCAAGAATCAATGACTATGACAGGATTATGACACAATGCAACCGTGATTTCAGTGATCTAGAATTCAGAAAAGGGCATATATTTGTCTTTGGTGATTTAAACTTCAGGGTTAATGACCCAAATTTCAAAGCTCATATAGCTAGTGAATGGGAACCCACTCTTCGCAAGCATGAGGAGTTAAACCATTTAAGAGCTAAGCATGTCATATTCCGTGGGTTTGACGAACAGCCAGTAACATTCCCCCCTACTTATAAATACAAAGTTGGCGACATGATCAGCTACAATAACAAGAGAATACCATCATGGTGTGACAGAATACTATACAAGAAATACCCATCGGGATTACCAATGGGCAAGGCTCGTTATGAATCTCTAGAAAGAGTACGCCACATGCAATTCACAGATCATCAAGCCGTGGGTCTGGCCATACAAGTGCCTGATCTTACAAAGGATAATAAGCATGAGCTCGAACTGATACGCCTCCTCGAGCCACTGAATGAGACGCTAGGGTATTTTGCGGACACTTTATTGGCATACGAGTGGCTACGCCGTAGTACTCCGGTATACATTTTAGCTGCactcattttattttatttcttctataATTTACTTTAA
- the MAM3 gene encoding Mam3p (CAGL0C05159g~Protein with similarity to hemolysins, regulated by phenotypic switching), producing the protein MNSVAYSSIRYLPLLLRYGRALPLLNNPHALEQEHHESESDLVYYGVVSMFLVVLGGVFAGLTLGLMGQDEIYLTVINTSGTQKEKQLSGKVLRLISRGKHWVLVTLLLSNVITNETLPIVLDRCLNGGWQAVISSTILIVVFGEIIPQSICVKYGLEVGAFFAPFVLVLMYLMYPVAYPIALLLDYILGEDHGTVYKKSGLKTLVTLHQTMGVERLTTDEVTIISAVLDLKDKKVKEIMTPIENVFTLSADKILDEKTIEEIFNSGFSRIPIHLPNEPMNFIGMLIVRILISYDPEDALPISSFPLATLPETSPNTSCLNILNYFQEGKSHMCIVSERPGSSNGSIGVVTLEDVIEELIGEEIVDESDVFVDIHQHIMREQPGPLSKRHVTSYLHHLYTTSSKDSCVPLLNSKLNNYSSINEHKPVNHSHPPNLPNGSQLQLAPSNLASNPLDIKKSFVTIKKLPPGELISPSNKDYSNEHLRLNEQQGENRRLSQGEQQLLQEHANLSHKAIDYTQSSGKPIRITSSTTTHDPNENGTEDSAKNVLISSSYQSTANGIVESVITVKGVAKTIIEDDQSVYHDNHEIQHDISKMNSSTDLLLADHDEKSRSSTPVSDNGKKKKKSKKKKRRSKK; encoded by the coding sequence ATGAACTCGGTGGCTTACTCCAGTATAAGGTACTTGCCATTGCTGCTGCGGTATGGGAGGGCTCTCCCGTTGCTGAATAACCCGCACGCCCTAGAGCAAGAGCACCACGAGTCTGAGTCCGATCTGGTCTACTACGGTGTTGTCTCCATGTTCCTGGTTGTCCTCGGCGGTGTCTTCGCAGGTCTGACCCTGGGTCTCATGGGCCAGGACGAGATATACCTGACGGTCATCAACACTTCCGGTACCCAGAAGGAGAAACAACTCTCTGGAAAGGTCCTCCGCTTAATCTCCAGAGGTAAGCACTGGGTGCTGGTGACACTGCTGCTCTCAAATGTCATCACTAATGAAACTTTGCCAATTGTCCTCGATAGGTGCCTGAACGGCGGGTGGCAGGCCGTCATATCCTCCACTATCCTCATCGTGGTCTTCGGCGAAATCATTCCCCAGAGCATATGTGTCAAGTACGGGCTCGAAGTCGGCGCATTCTTTGCACCTTTTGTGCTCGTCCTCATGTACCTGATGTACCCAGTAGCATACCCAATTGCTCTTTTGCTAGACTACATTCTTGGTGAAGACCATGGCACGGTATACAAGAAATCGGGCCTAAAGACACTGGTCACACTACACCAGACCATGGGTGTAGAAAGATTAACTACAGATGAAGTCACCATCATCTCCGCAGTCTTGGACTTGAAAGATAAGAAAGTCAAAGAGATCATGACACCAATTGAGAATGTCTTCACACTAAGTGCAGACAAGATTCTAGATGAGAAAACTATAGAGGAGATCTTCAACTCAGGTTTCTCACGTATCCCCATCCACTTACCAAACGAACCCATGAATTTCATCGGTATGCTAATCGTAAGAATTTTGATCTCTTATGACCCAGAAGATGCATTGCCAATTTCAAGTTTCCCCCTAGCTACATTACCTGAAACATCTCCAAACACTTCATGCCTGAATATTTTAAACTACTTCCAGGAGGGTAAGTCGCATATGTGTATTGTTAGCGAACGCCCAGGATCGTCTAATGGTTCTATTGGTGTAGTTACTTTAGAAGATGTAATTGAAGAGTTGATCGGTGAAGAAATAGTGGATGAATCGGATGTCTTTGTAGACATACACCAGCATATCATGAGAGAACAACCTGGTCCATTGAGTAAAAGACATGTTACGTCCTACCTACATCACTTATACACTACATCTAGTAAGGACTCGTGTGTGCCTTTACTCAATTCAAAATTAAACAATTACTCTTCCATTAATGAGCATAAGCCAGTAAATCACTCTCACCCACCAAATCTGCCAAATGGTTCGCAACTTCAGTTAGCTCCTTCAAACCTAGCATCAAACCCATTGGATATCAAGAAATCTTTTGTTACTATCAAGAAGCTACCACCAGGGGAATTAATATCTCCTAGTAATAAAGATTACAGCAACGAACATTTGAGATTAAATGAACAACAAGGTGAAAATAGACGGCTTTCACAAGGTGAACAGCAGTTATTACAGGAGCATGCCAACTTATCTCATAAGGCAATAGATTATACACAATCTAGTGGTAAACCGATAAGGATCACATCTTCAACCACTACTCATGATCCTAATGAGAATGGCACAGAAGACTCTGCAAAGAATGTTcttatttcatcttcttatCAATCAACTGCCAATGGTATTGTCGAAAGTGTCATCACTGTTAAAGGTGTTGCAAAAACTATTATCGAGGATGATCAAAGTGTTTACCACGATAATCATGAAATACAGCATGACATATCAAAGATGAATTCTTCGACTGATTTACTCCTAGCTGACCATGATGAGAAGTCTAGATCATCTACTCCTGTCAGTGATAatggtaagaagaagaagaagagcaagaaaaagaaaagaagaagcaagaaGTGA
- the CRT10 gene encoding Crt10p (CAGL0C05225g~Ortholog(s) have role in regulation of transcription from RNA polymerase II promoter): MDEQAYQIWLLSRRIRKKLDTPSECYDYEVFQSIGTPLTEDIVSIDRYYQCYNNQGSDLLPHIEPYLAKKVSEIEADNELTDSQDEFIANVKRDRDTREPVWSNWKSHQPADNLLPSDMKLCVNFTVRKYVSRKSVEGFGFKNNLMQIFGDYIIIGRSSTVEIHNRACLTAASKLFYLKLSDWSAHIDETTMTEQLKIPDAFISTNLMDVTINYMKILEIKGGFYLCLCCDSGIVLFYSLATIVMFIEDNKHGTSRIEIAPYMVLRTPVSCWSADSIDYDGRTYIALGHNGPGISLFVISYDEDNVVVGPVHCKEVITVHNVPCLSFIPGETNTDGSLLLVYASIFGNLTSLAIKFDQTNNDIDVSMKDTQFFGEFCWTVTPLTSADFMEVSAYEFLNLNYQKVSKVSTLSSMCQDSQILGNSPSNCYKTKSFGIGALTTQVKVPVSQLELSCRYGMVNLPVKLRFTTFDNEGFIQEARLLPNYISGIPPGGTIEFFLHNNTEVQYKVDVQSAQKEKVRFNYAFPALSSETLYEDIERRIEKVLDSTTLDNNLNSRQNDGFSQLFKVRQKSQIWGEKNGLKYQYNRNYLTTIYNSHDLEELSQPFSQVSNDYVVLCASSVFHSGYRGSWKDIAPYNINEITSTENEEIPEDHKFLHPSLSLASAQEGNQRKWGIHNHVKKVHDLLNCIEPNTRNYPMGYKLKEFHSGFLLVTTAQKVYLVKTHPMLILSYTSDEIFPLESITLCSFKGTIMALNRINFVCHIKEMNCIAVASQVGLISLLRLTKYKGIHSFRQEYILGWNTLGPENDDEFQCIYSKLHGSTNVYCGIDDIDFPFLEINGMDYIYCPRDDVKGVAEYAYLIVSFGSDIAKFKIDRTQV; this comes from the coding sequence ATGGATGAGCAAGCCTATCAAATATGGCTACTCTCTAGGCGAATACGAAAGAAGCTTGACACACCAAGCGAGTGTTATGACTACGAGGTCTTTCAAAGCATTGGTACTCCATTAACTGAGGATATAGTGTCAATAGATCGGTATTATCAATGCTACAATAACCAAGGGTCTGATCTGCTTCCCCATATAGAGCCTTATTTGGCAAAGAAAGTGTCTGAAATTGAGGCAGATAACGAGCTTACCGACTCGCAGGATGAGTTCATTGCCAATGTCAAGCGTGATAGAGATACAAGGGAGCCAGTATGGTCGAATTGGAAGTCCCACCAGCCAGCAGATAACTTGCTGCCGTCGGATATGAAACTATGCGTGAACTTTACTGTTAGAAAATACGTGTCAAGGAAATCTGTGGAAGGTTTCGGTTTTAAGAATAACTTGATGCAGATATTTGGAGACTATATCATTATCGGTAGATCCTCAACAGTTGAAATACATAATAGAGCATGTTTAACAGCAGCCTCAAAGCTATTTTATCTGAAATTGAGCGATTGGAGTGCGCATATCGATGAGACTACAATGACTGAGCAATTAAAAATTCCAGATGCTTTCATATCCACAAATTTGATGGATGTGACTATCAattatatgaaaatattggaaATCAAAGGTGGTTTTTATCTATGTCTGTGCTGTGATTCTGGGATAGTTCTATTCTACTCACTGGCAACAATAGTTATGTTCATTGAGGATAACAAACATGGTACAAGTAGGATTGAAATAGCTCCGTATATGGTACTACGAACACCGGTAAGCTGTTGGAGTGCAGATTCAATCGATTATGATGGTAGAACCTACATAGCTCTTGGGCATAACGGTCCAGGTATAAGCTTATTTGTAATTTCGtatgatgaagataatgTGGTAGTAGGACCCGTACATTGTAAGGAAGTAATAACAGTGCACAATGTGCCTTGTCTTTCATTTATTCCTGGTGAAACAAATACAGATGGTAGTCTTCTGCTGGTATATGCATCTATATTTGGTAATTTGACATCTCTAGCTATAAAATTCGATCAAACAAACAATGATATAGACGTCAGTATGAAAGACACCCAATTTTTTGGCGAGTTTTGTTGGACAGTAACACCGTTAACTTCAGCGGACTTTATGGAAGTTAGCGCTTATGAATTTTTAAATCTGAATTATCAGAAAGTTTCAAAGGTATCGACTTTATCTTCAATGTGCCAAGATAGTCAAATCCTAGGAAATTCCCCTTCTAATTGTTATAAGACGAAATCATTTGGTATCGGGGCACTGACTACACAAGTAAAAGTGCCAGTATCTCAGTTAGAGTTAAGTTGTAGATATGGCATGGTAAATTTACCAGTGAAGCTGCGATTTACAACATTTGATAATGAGGGATTCATCCAAGAAGCTCGTTTATTGCCAAATTATATATCGGGTATACCACCGGGGGGTACCATAGAGTTTTTTTTGCATAACAACACCGAAGTCCAGTATAAGGTCGATGTTCAGTCAgctcaaaaagaaaaagtcAGATTTAATTATGCATTTCCTGCGCTGTCTAGTGAAACACTGTATGAGGATATAGAAAGAAGGATTGAAAAAGTATTGGATTCTACTACTTTAGATAATAACTTGAACTCGAGACAAAATGACGGATTCTCACAATTGTTCAAAGTAAGACAAAAAAGTCAAATATGGGGAGAGAAGAATGGGctaaaatatcaatataaTAGGAACTATCTGACAACCATATATAACTCGCATGATTTGGAAGAACTCTCGCAGCCATTTTCTCAAGTTTCGAACGATTATGTTGTGTTATGTGCGTCGAGTGTTTTCCATTCTGGATATCGCGGCTCCTGGAAGGATATTGCTCCTtataatatcaatgaaATAACCAGCacagaaaatgaagagatACCAGAAGACCACAAATTTTTGCATCCATCGCTGTCACTGGCATCGGCGCAGGAAGggaatcaaagaaaatgggGTATACACAATCACGTAAAGAAAGTACATGACTTATTAAACTGCATTGAGCCAAACACAAGAAATTATCCAATGGGCTACAAGCTTAAGGAATTCCATTCTGGTTTTCTCCTTGTGACTACTGCACAGAAGGTGTATCTAGTGAAGACACACCCTATGCTAATTTTGTCATACACCTCTGATGAAATATTCCCATTAGAGTCGATAACTCTATGTTCTTTTAAAGGCACAATTATGGCTCTCAATAGGATCAACTTTGTCTGTCATATCAAAGAGATGAATTGTATAGCTGTAGCCTCGCAAGTAGGTCTAATATCCTTGCTAAGATTGACCAAGTATAAAGGCATACATTCCTTTAGACAGGAATACATTTTGGGGTGGAATACATTGGGTCCCGAGAACGACGACGAATTCCAATGCATATACTCGAAACTGCATGGCAGCACGAATGTTTACTGTGGCATTGACGATATAGACTTCCCGTTCCTTGAGATCAACGGTATGGATTACATCTATTGTCCCAGAGACGACGTCAAAGGTGTAGCCGAATACGCCTATTTGATCGTATCTTTTGGCAGTGACATAGCtaaattcaaaatagaTAGGACTCAAGTATAG